The DNA segment TGTAGAGTGGGTATGCGGCTTCGCCAGCTTGTTGTGCCCATTTCAGCTCACTATCCCAGTAAGCGCCTTTCACTAAGCGAACCGGAATTTCATCGCCTTGCTCTTTCGCTAGACGAGTTAACCATACCAGCACTGGCAGGGCGCGCTTAGAGTAAGCTTGCACTACGATACCGAGTAAGCCCCAACCCTGAGTGGCGTCAGAATTAAACAGTTTTTGGAACAGTTTGAGCGAGAGCTCGAGGCGGTCAACTTCTTCGGCGTCGATAGAAATACCGATATTTAAACCACGGGCTAACTTAATTAAGCGAATAACGGTCTCATACAGCTCGGTCAGTACACGGTCTTCGTTAGCGACTTCGTAACGTGGGTGCAGTGCCGACAGCTTGATAGAAATGGTTGGGCGTGGTGATTCGTTTTCGTTATAGCTTTGCGCGCCTAACTCGGTAATCGCATTGGCATAATCGTTAAAGTATTTTTCGGCATCTTTACGCGTCAGCGCGGCTTCACCTAGCATATCGTAGGAGTGGGTGTAACCTAATTTACGCTTGTCTTCGCTGTTCTTGAGCGCTTCTTTCATGGTGCGGCCGAGAACGAACTGCTTACCCATGATCTTCATCGCCGCCATCATGGCTTGGCGGATTACAGGCTCACCTAAACGATTCACTAAACGGCTTAACAGGTTGCTTGGCGTACCATCGATTTTTTTATCGAGTTTGACGATTTTGCCAGTGAGCATCAGACCCCAAGTGGAGGCGTTAACCAGTACCGAATCGCTCTTGCTTAAGTGTTCATCCCATTTCGCGCCTGAGAGTTTATCTTCAATCAAGGCGTCGGCGGTGGCCGCATCGGGAATACGCAGCAGAGCTTCGGCTAAACACATCAGGATAATCCCTTCCTGTGTTTCTAAGCTGTATTGCTGCAGGAAGGCGTCGATGCCAACCATTAAACCTTTCTTATCGAATTGACGAACTTTGTTGACCAGTTCGTGGGCACGACGAGTGACGCGCTCGATGGCTTCATCACTGGAGGGCACTAGTTTGATTAGCTCTGACAAGTATTGTTCTTCATCGACAATGTAGTTGTCGGTGACGGCTTTGAACAGTTCGTCGAGATTGGCAGAATCGTAGCGGCCTGCCAGCACTTCACTCGCTTTGAACATAGTAATCGCTTCCATCTTGGCCAGTTGTTTTGGGCTCTATTGTTGAAACAAAAATGGGGGGCGCGAAACGCATTTGATATTTTGTATACAATATGAAGCTTTGCGCGCGCAGATTATACAACCAAAATGTGACGGACAACACTATAGCGTGAAAGAATGTGAAGATTGTTTGATTAGCTTGTTACGCGCTAGATGTAACGCTCGATTGACAAAAAAGCCAGTGTTTGAAAACACTGGCTTTTGATTTTACTTTCAGCGGATTTGCGTAAAAATTTACATCCAACGCTTTTTATTGCGGCGCTGCGGTCTTGGTAGATACACCAAAATCACTCCGACCACTAAACCGGCCGCTGCTATCAAACCACCTTCACGCCATAGGGCAAATTGTGCTTCCTGAGCGCTGCGGTCCACGGCCACTTTTAAACTGTCACGCTCTTGAGTGGTTTTGTTAAGCATAGCTTCGGCTTCTGTCAGCTTGGCTTTAAGCTCGGCCACTTCATCGGCATGGTTATCGGTTGAGCTCATCACTTCGTCCAGTTTTGCCTTGGCTTCAGCCAGTTCACTGGTGAGTGACGATACTTGCTCGCGAAAACTGGTGGTAGAACTAATCATGTTAGTTGGTACCCAACCTTCGCGTCCCTTGTGGTCGACAATTTTGGAGTAATCGCCTTGGGTTTCGCCCAATAAGGTAATAGGTTGTCCCGCTTCAATCGAGCCTAAGATACGGTAGTCTGTACTCGGACCATTGAGAATATAAAGAAACACGTTGTCCGAGATATAACGGGGTTGGCCTTCGGCCAGCAGGTTGGGGGAGAGTAACATCATTCCCACCAGAGTCAGCATTCTTAACACTTTTGTATTCTCATCAACGAAATAGTGACCACATGCTAGGGATTTGAGGCCTGCAATGCAAGAGGGAAGTCATAGACTTCCCTCAACTTTGCCGCATCCATGCTAGCGATTCCTGTGTGTTTTGTGCGTTTCTACGGCAAGCTTGCCATAGTCACCTTGGCTTCTTAGTTAAAGATACCTTTAATCATAAAGAAGAAGATGATCGACAGACCCGCACCCGCAGGTAAGGTTACCACCCAAGACACAACGATATTACGCACTACACCGATATTGATTGCAGCAATACCACGAGCCATACCCACACCTAATACCGCACCGACTAAGGTTTGTGTAGTAGAGATAGGTAAACCAGTACCAGAAGCAATAACTACGGTTGATGCTGCGGCTAATTCGGCAGCAAAACCACGGCTTGGGGTTAAGTGAGTGATGTTTTTACCAATGGTTTGCATCACGCGCTTACCGAAGATTGCCAGACCCATCACGATACCAACGGCACCTAAAGGCAGGATCCACCAAACTAACGCAGACTTAGACGCAATTTGACCGCCACTGTTTACCACAGAGACAACCGCCGCTAATGGGCCAATCGCGTTAGCTACGTCGTTTGAACCGTGGGCGAACGCCATACAACAGGCGGTGAGCACCATCAGGATAGCAAACACTTTTTCAACGTTAGCGTACATGGTTTTATGGGTGGCTTTCTCATCCATTTTTAAACGAGAAATCACCACTTTACCCACGATACCCACGATCAGCGCAATCACACCGGCTAACAAGTACGCTTCGGCACCTTTTAAGTGAATACCAACGTGTGATAGACCCTTAAGGATGGTGACTAACGACATGATAAAGCCCGCAAATGCCATGTAGAAAGGCACATAGCGTTTCGCGTTAGCGAGTGGGTTATCTGTGTTGAAAATCAGTTTTTGCGTGCTTTGGAACAGAATGAAAGCCATAAAGCCAGAGATTGCAGGGGTGATGACCCAAGAGCCAACGATACCGCCTACCTTTTCCCAAGCAACAGACTCAGTACCCACACCCACAGCCGCGAAGCCGATAATCGCACCCACGATTGAGTGAGTGGTCGATACTGGCCAGCCTAAGGCTGATGCGACAACTAACCAAATCCCTGCGGCTAACAGCGAGCCAATCATGCCGTATACCAGCAATTCAGGGGTTTGGGTAAAGTAGCTTGAATCAATAATACCGTTACGGATCGTACTGGTTACTTCGCCGCCGGCTAAGTAAGCACCAGCAAATTCGAAGATCATTGCGATAATAATCGCTTGTTTAATAGTAATAGCGTTGGAACCCACAGAGGTTCCCATTGCATTGGCCACGTCGTTCGCACCAATACCCCACGCCATTAGAAAACCAAACGCGGCCGCAATGGCAATAAGCCACGGCCCATTAGTGGCTAAGACGTTAGCCACCTCCATACCTGCATCAACCATATTGATACCTTGATAACCTTATTTATTAAACGCGAGCCAGCATAAGCTCAAGACGCGAACCGACTCGTTCGGCAAGATCTGCAAGACCGCCGACCCATTCAATCGTTTTATAGAGGAACATCACATCGACAGGATTCAATTCTGATTCCAATGCAAATAGTTGACGACGTAATTGAATTTGTAGATCGTCAGTATCTTCTTCGATGATATCGAGTTCGTTGATCATTTTAGCCACTAAGTCGACTTCACGACCGCGGAAACCTGCTTCAAGCAAATCTTCGAGTTCGTTAATGACTTGTTTTGCAAGACCTACTGCGTCGATACAACGTTGTAGATACGCAATAAAGGGCACTTGCATGACCTGAGGGATTAATAATTGACGGCCGATAACACGACCAGAGATATCTTTTGCTTTGTTAGCGATTTTGTCTTGTTGAGTCAGTAGTTCCAATAGATCTGTTCGCTCAACTGGCATAAACAAACCGCTTGGCAGTGTGAGGCGAATTTCACGCTTGAGTGAGTCACCTTGCTTTTCCGCTAAACTGATTTGCTTGCGTAGTTGAACTGCGCCATCCCAGTTACCTGTGATGGTGGCTTCGAAAAAGGGGACCAGTAACGATGCGCAATCGTAGACTTTGTCCATGTGCTCTTGAAGAGGCTTGATTGGCGATTTTGCAAACACGCCCAAAATAGAGTTTACTGGCATTGCCGTTTACCTATTTAGATTGTTCCATGATTGGAAAAAGCGGGCGCATGTTACCCTATGCGTCCGCGTATTGAAACTGTGTTTTTTGAGAAAAAATCACAGCTTTATTCTAACGGGTTATATACCAACTTCAAAACCAAATCCTACGGGATTTTTATGACACATTTGTGACATTATGAACTAAAAGTGACGCATCAATGAATCTTTGATGACAAAATGAGCGGTGCCGCAATGAATGCAGAGATAGAATTAAAACTGTTTTTCCTCCCTAAGTTTCAAGAATCCTTGATAAATAAGTTAGATAGCCTGCCAAACGCCACTCCGCAGGGAAAGCGCCGCTTAAGCAACGGTTACTTTGATACACCCGGATTACAATTACGCCAATGGGACATGGGGTTAAGGGTGCGCGGGTTCGATGGTCACAAAGAGCAAACCATTAAGACGGCGGGGCAAGTGGTTGGCGGGATCCATTCTCGTCCCGAATATAACGTCACCATTGATGCTGACAGCCCAAATTTAAGCCTCTTTCCCGCCAATATCTGGCCCGCGAATGCCGATTTAGCCTCAGTGCAAGCGGCGCTGGGCTGCGTATTTCACACCGATTTTTATCGCCGAGCTTGGCATGTGAGTTTCGGAGAGAGCCTTATCGAGGTAGCCTTGGACACGGGGGACATTACCGCTAATGGTCAGCATGAAGCCCTCTGCGAACTCGAATTTGAGCTATTGTCGGGGGATGCCAGTGCCTTATTAACTTTGGCGACGCAAGTGGCCGATAGCGTCCCTGTCCGTTTAGGTAAAGCCAGTAAGGCGCAGCGCGGCTATCGACTCGCGGGGCAATCTAAGCCGCTAACCTTAAGTGCACTCGAGTATTTACCACTGCCCGTGCCTGAAGATCTCAACCTTCATCAGCCCCACCAACAGGATTTAATCGCCACTTGCCAAGTCTTACTGGAAACTGCGCTCGAACGTTGGCAGTTGCTCGAAGCCATGATTGCCGAAGAACAAGATAACGAAGCCGTCATTGCCCTATGGTGGCGGATGCGCGCCTGTATCCGTTTATTACGGATGACGCTGAGCCAGTTTGGCCTCGCTAACACTACTTTGATGCAGCACTTTACTCTGATTGAATCCCAGCTGGTGTTCATTGAGGAGGCACAGGCCCTAGTGGCCTTGCTGGGCAGTCAAAAAGGTTTATTTACTCGGCACGATGCCCGTCAAGCCTTGATGCAACAACTACAGCTGCAATTTGAGGCCATGGATATCTCTGGGCGGTTAGACTCACTCTGGCAAAGAGTAGAATACGGTCAATTGCAGTTAGCGATTGTCGAGATCCTATTGGCGCTCAGCGCGGGTAACATAGAGCTACCCGCAGAGCTTGGATTATCCCACCATGCTGATCATGCGCAGGAAGCATCATGGCAGGCGGTTTTGGCTGCGATGCCAAGCGATAAGACAATGACAGCCGAGGATTATTTGCAGTGCGCAGCGTTACTCGATGAGAGTATTCAAGTGGGACAAGCCTATGGGCTTTTGTATGAGGCAAAATCCCGCGATGCCTTTAGGGTACCTTGGCAGGATTTAGTTTTAGGGATTAGAACCTTAGCTTGTTATCAGCAATTAACGCAGGCGGCGCAAACCCTTGGCATCGACCTAAGCGACTGGCTTGAGGCTAAGCAGCAAAGCTTACTCTTTGCGATGGAGGCGTCGAGACAAAACGCGATGACGCAAACGACCTATTGGTAAATGGCCGATTGGTCATCACCCCATAGAATGAAGCTTAGGAAGGCCATGCCTTCCTAATTTTTTTGGGCTTCCAATGCCTGTTTTAACTCGGCAATTTTGGCCAGCATCTGCGCTTGATTTTGCTCCATCTGCCGCTGGTTTTCTTCCATTCTGGCAAGAGCCATTTCGAGTTCGCTTTTAATCTCTGCCTTATGCGCGTCTTGACGTTCTTGGCGCTCACTTTCATCGGGGGCGACAAAAACCGAGGCCATATAACCCGAAATCACCCCGAAAAAACTCACGCCGCTGACAATCACTATACCGCCCACAATATGCCCCGCGGTGCTGACGGGATAAAAATCGCCATAACCCACGGTCGAAATCGTCACTAAGGCCCACCATATGGCTTGCTCGGCAGTTTGGATATTGGCGCCTTCGGTGCCACTTTCGACTATCAGAATGATGATAGAAGCGAAGGTTAAAATGGTCACCATAGCGACCAGTAAACTGGCGAGGGTGGCTTGTTTACGCTGCTTTATCAAGGGAATAAGGTAAGAGCGACTCATGCGGATTAAACGAATTACCCGCAAAATTTGGAACACCCTCGCGATGCGCAGTGCCTCGATGGCGGGAATACTGGCGATAAAATCGATCCAATGATGGCGCAGATAAAAAACTTTATCGCGTGCGCGAAACAGGCCAACGAAAAAGTTAACCATAAAAATCATGCAAATCGTGGTATCGATAAAAAACAGTAATCGGTAGGTTTCTTTGTCGAGTCGGCCAAAGGTCATCACTAACACTATGATGACCGAAAGCAGCGACAACAGCATCATGGCGAATTCGAAGGGAGATGGATTACCCAAAGAGCGGAGCGACCAAGGGGTTTTATCTGTCATGCCTAACATGATCCCTGTGTTTTAAGGCGAATGTCTAAGGTAAAAGAGTTTACGCTATGAGTAAATTAACTTTGTGATAAATCGCCCGACTTAGGTTTGTCGGGCACTTAAATGCTTAGAGGCGTAACTGCGATTAATCTTCGGCGACAAAGCGTACTAAGTCTTCGAGTACGCGTCGTTTAATCTCAAGCTGAGAATCGGCGCTAAGGCCGTATTTTTCAGCGAGTTGAACATAATCTTCGGCGTTGAGAGAGACGGTTAAGCGGGGACGCGTTGGACGTTTTGAAACACTTAAGCCTAAAATGGTACGGATCTGATCGGAAGGGCTGACACCCGCATCGAGCGCGGCTTTACGAATAGAATATTGAAACTTTTCATCGAGATCGAAGGCCACTTGCGTCGCTTTTGCGGCTTGCTGGTTCTTTTGCCATTGCTCTGGGAGAGGGTGTTTCGTTTTACTCATTAGGCGTTACCTGTTGCTATCAACCGTACAATTCGAGCGAATTTAATTGGGATTGTAATGGCTTAAGCAATAAAGTGCGAGTCGCGCACTTTATCGTATGCCAAACTTTATTGACCGGGCCAGTAGTCACGAATGTCCGACAGGGGGCGGTATAAGGTCAGTACCACATCGGTATCGCCACCCTCATACACTTCGACTTCTACCGCGCGGCTTTCGTCATCATCGAGCAGTAAATAATATTCGAAGGGCTCGCCGGTTGCACCATTGGCATCCTGCGGCGGTTTTAGGCCGCGGTAGTCTTCGCGGTGAAAATAGCCAAACAGCGCAAAGGTCACTTGATGGTATTGCTTACCCAGCCATTGTTCGAGCTGCTCGGCTAACTGTGGCGACAACTCTAGGGTGGTGAGTTCGGCGTGGCCTGGTTCATCGAACAGGGTACTGAATTGCTCTAAATCGAATAACTGTTCCACTTGCGCGCGGGTAATTTTCATAGAGAAGGCGAGGTAAGTTTCATCGTCTTCTTCAATACTCAAAAATAGCGTCTCCCTACCATGACCCTTAAGTACCCACTCGGTTTGCTGATTGCGTTCAAACTCATAGGTATTCACCGCTTCGACTTTCAGTTGTTGACCGCGCAATTGTGGCGGCAGAGCAAAACTATTGTCGATGGAGATCATATCGCCGATCTTGAGCGCAGAGGGATGATTGAGTTCACGCGCTGGCGGCGCCTTTTTACCAAAAATACTGTTAAAAAATCCCATATTCGCTCCTAAACAGTGCGCACAATGCCAAAGCTCACGCTATGGGTGATTGGACATATTCGCGTGTCTAAAACAAAAAACAAAAAAGCCGAGCACAATAGGGGGTGATGGTCCCATCGGTGCTCGGCGTTTGGTCAATCATGAATTAGCTTTTACGTGCCTTGATACGTTCGAGCACGGCGTTGGCATTCGATTTTTGCTCACCAATGCCTGCTTCGGCTAATTTGGCCTGCAATGATTTATCGCTGCCTTCTTCGGCTAAGGTTTCAGCGGCTTTCAATCTGTCGTCAAACTGTTGTTGACGTGCTTTGATACGCTCTAATGAATCTTTGGCATTCAGCAGCTTAGAGTTGCTTGACGCAAAAGAGTCGGTAATGGTCGCCGTCGCCTTTTGTACGCTTTCAGTGGTTTTAACCATGCTTAACTGACGTTGATAATCAGACAGTTGACGCTCGGTTTTCTTCACTAAATCTTTCAGGCGCAGTGCGTGAGCGCTAAAGCTATCATTAGCAGTTTGCTGCTCAGCTAACTCTTGCTCTAATTGAGCAATTTTTTCAGCCACTTCAATGGCTAAGGCTTCATTGCCTTTATCTAAAGCTTGCGTTGCATAGCCTTCATGTTCGGCAATTGAGCGCTTTAAGCGGTCAACTTCACGGCTGGCTTGCATTTCTTTCGCCATCACATCGGTCAGTTCGCGCTTGGCGTTGGTTAAGTGTTTCTCGGCATCACGGATTTCCTGTTCGAAAATTCGAGTCGAGTTTGCGTCTACGATGCTTTGGCCAACTTCGGTGGCACCACCGCGAAACGCTGTTAAAATTTTGTTCAGAATGCCCATAATAGTGGCTCCTTATTTCAGATAGTCGACCATTTCATCGATAACTTCTAAGCAGTTATCGGATAAGACTGCTAACTCTTGCTCGATTTCGAGCATGCTAGATTGCAGAGACAGCGCGCCGTAAACCACGTATTTGTCATCAATTTTGGCAAAGGCTGACAATGGCATTGGAATGTTTAATTCGAGCATGGTTTCAAACATTTCGCTGCGACGTTCTTGGTTTACTTCGTTCTCGCCCCACAGGTAGCTGATGCAGAGAATTTGGTTGTCCGTCACCGATACGAATACCGGGATTTCTTCACGGCCGACCACATTCACTTGCAACACTTCGACTTCACCATCAATTGGATAGCAATCGAATTGGAAGCCGGTCTGGCTGTTATTGCCAAGGCTGTTGAGGTGATTAGCAAGAGTATGGATATTCATATTTGTCCTTATTGACATATTATGTCTGTGTTCAAAGATAGCACTGAGACATAATATGTCAAGCACTATCTTTATCCGTTAAAAAAGATCCAGTCCTTGGGTTTCGGACCATGCCTGTTGATGATAATGGTACAACTGCAACGAACCGAGTTCGTTAGGCTTAATACTGGCGGCGTCCTGATAAAAATTGGCAGGAAATTCAAAGGCGCCTTTGACTAAACCTAAGGTTAACCAGTCATCCGCTATTGGTAGTGTTGTCAGCTCGCCTAGGCGATGCTGAGCATCTTTTCCCGATACAGTGGCAATGCTCCAGCCCCATTCTCCAAAGCTTGGGACGTTATGGTGATACTGTTTTACGTCAAACCCCGCTAAAGCCAAGGTTTTTGCGACTGAGATAAAGGCCTTTTGCGCGTGATAGGGCGAGGTTGACTGTACAGTCAGAGCGCCATCACTGCTCATTAGTTCCTTGAGCTTGCGATAGAAATAATCCGAATAGAGCTTATTTAAATCGGGATGGCTAGGATCGGGCAGGTCCACAATAATGGCATCGTATTTATCCCCCGCGGCAATCAGTTTATCGACTCCATTAAAGGCATCGTCGTGGATCACGTTAACGCGAGGATCGTTAAAGGCATTGCCATTGAGGGCTAACAGGGCTTGGCTTAGACGCTTAGGCATATCCGTATCGGGCGTTTTAAAGAGTTGCACCAATGCGGCATCAAGATCGAGTAAGGTCACTTGCTCAGGTTCCCAACGCAGCACTTGCTTTAGGCCCAGTCCATCACCACCACCAATGATTAATACCTTGTTGTGGCGAGCGCTGGCTGCAAGCGTTGGGTGAACTAAAAATGCATGGTAAATATGTTCATCAATACTCGAAAACTGTAATCGGCCATTGATATACAAAGAGTATATGGGAGAGAGGCCATTGCCACGTAAGCGCTCGGTAAAGGTGAGTTGTTGAAAGCGAGTGGCCTTAGCGTAAACCACTTTGTCTTTATAGAGCAGATTGTTGAACTGTTGCTCCCAACTCGGCCCTTGAATGGCGAGCAGCAATAATACACCCGTGACTACAAAATGCCCCGCGAGCAATAATTTTGCCCTTTGGATCTTGGGCCAAAAACGCCAGATAAACACAAAGCCCGCGAGCAAGTTAAAGGTGGCGGTCAGCGCGGCGGCGAGTTGAATATCGATGGCCAGCATAAAGCCGACCCAAATGGCCGCGCCAATGCCTGCGCCAATATAGTCGGCGCCATAAATGGTACCGGCATTATGCAGTAAGTGTTCATCTGACAGGGATTGTCTCACCCTCGCGATCAGTGGAATTTCCATCCCGATCATCAAGCCGAGCAGTACGCCCCAGACATAGGGCAGATGTTCGCTCAGCTTCTGCAGCGAGCCAATCATGCCACCTTCGGGCAGTTGATCCGGTGGTAAACCTAAGGTGGAGGCGATAAGCATCGGCAGTTGCTGACCAAAACCTATCACGGCTGCGGTAATTAAAATCGCCAGCGAGCCACAGAGCGCGACCGTGAGTTCCAGCACCACAAAGCCGGTAAAGGCATCTTTAATTTTGCGAGCGGCAAAGGCGCCAAGACCCATGGAGACGATCATCAGGCCGATCATAGTGTAAATGGCGGCTTCTAATGCACCTAAGATCCGGCCTGCGTAATGGGACAACAGGTATTCGTAGATCAGGCCGCACCCAGCGAGTACGGCCATAATGCCCAACAGCAGGACATCATCGAACCAGCTTAGGCGACTCGTTTTTACCGCTTGAGTCGCCGAACCGGTTATTTGGGATTCGTGCATTGGATTACGCCATTAGGGCCGTGAGAATAAGTGCGATAGCAATACTGATGGCCATTTCTACGGCAGCGATACCAATGTTGTGCTGTCTTTCGACCTCATCCGCTAAATCGATTCGTGCCAGCACCAGCTTTTTGATCACAAACAGCAGCAGTGTCAGTACGACCAGCATGATTATGGAGAACACTAACCAGCCGATGATGTTAGTCACATAGGCGGTTGGGTTGAACAGGATAAAATGACTCGCGGCATTAAAGCTTAGCGCCATGGCGATCATAAAGCCTGCGTGGCGAATGGCTAACGCCGTGTGGCCTTGGGCGAGCGCCTGTTGCATGGAAGAGTCTTGATTACGACTCGCGAAGCGTTTTTCGCGTAGGCGGGTGAGTAGCACTAGCATCAACTGCGAAATCGCAAAGGCGCTGAAGATGGCGATAAAGGTATCGAGTGTTAAATCCTCGGCCCATAACAGTACGGCGCGAATAATGATCGCGGTAGCGATGGCGGCGCTTGCATCCACAATGGCGACTGACACATTACCTTTAAGGATTTGCTGATTCTTATCTAACTCGTTTAGCGCGATTTTGTCGTGTAAAAAGCGCCCGAGCTTAATCAGCACTAAACCAAATAATCCGT comes from the Shewanella mangrovisoli genome and includes:
- a CDS encoding TIGR04211 family SH3 domain-containing protein, which encodes MLLSPNLLAEGQPRYISDNVFLYILNGPSTDYRILGSIEAGQPITLLGETQGDYSKIVDHKGREGWVPTNMISSTTSFREQVSSLTSELAEAKAKLDEVMSSTDNHADEVAELKAKLTEAEAMLNKTTQERDSLKVAVDRSAQEAQFALWREGGLIAAAGLVVGVILVYLPRPQRRNKKRWM
- a CDS encoding inorganic phosphate transporter, whose translation is MVDAGMEVANVLATNGPWLIAIAAAFGFLMAWGIGANDVANAMGTSVGSNAITIKQAIIIAMIFEFAGAYLAGGEVTSTIRNGIIDSSYFTQTPELLVYGMIGSLLAAGIWLVVASALGWPVSTTHSIVGAIIGFAAVGVGTESVAWEKVGGIVGSWVITPAISGFMAFILFQSTQKLIFNTDNPLANAKRYVPFYMAFAGFIMSLVTILKGLSHVGIHLKGAEAYLLAGVIALIVGIVGKVVISRLKMDEKATHKTMYANVEKVFAILMVLTACCMAFAHGSNDVANAIGPLAAVVSVVNSGGQIASKSALVWWILPLGAVGIVMGLAIFGKRVMQTIGKNITHLTPSRGFAAELAAASTVVIASGTGLPISTTQTLVGAVLGVGMARGIAAINIGVVRNIVVSWVVTLPAGAGLSIIFFFMIKGIFN
- a CDS encoding TIGR00153 family protein; this encodes MPVNSILGVFAKSPIKPLQEHMDKVYDCASLLVPFFEATITGNWDGAVQLRKQISLAEKQGDSLKREIRLTLPSGLFMPVERTDLLELLTQQDKIANKAKDISGRVIGRQLLIPQVMQVPFIAYLQRCIDAVGLAKQVINELEDLLEAGFRGREVDLVAKMINELDIIEEDTDDLQIQLRRQLFALESELNPVDVMFLYKTIEWVGGLADLAERVGSRLELMLARV
- a CDS encoding inorganic triphosphatase codes for the protein MNAEIELKLFFLPKFQESLINKLDSLPNATPQGKRRLSNGYFDTPGLQLRQWDMGLRVRGFDGHKEQTIKTAGQVVGGIHSRPEYNVTIDADSPNLSLFPANIWPANADLASVQAALGCVFHTDFYRRAWHVSFGESLIEVALDTGDITANGQHEALCELEFELLSGDASALLTLATQVADSVPVRLGKASKAQRGYRLAGQSKPLTLSALEYLPLPVPEDLNLHQPHQQDLIATCQVLLETALERWQLLEAMIAEEQDNEAVIALWWRMRACIRLLRMTLSQFGLANTTLMQHFTLIESQLVFIEEAQALVALLGSQKGLFTRHDARQALMQQLQLQFEAMDISGRLDSLWQRVEYGQLQLAIVEILLALSAGNIELPAELGLSHHADHAQEASWQAVLAAMPSDKTMTAEDYLQCAALLDESIQVGQAYGLLYEAKSRDAFRVPWQDLVLGIRTLACYQQLTQAAQTLGIDLSDWLEAKQQSLLFAMEASRQNAMTQTTYW
- a CDS encoding ion transporter, whose amino-acid sequence is MTDKTPWSLRSLGNPSPFEFAMMLLSLLSVIIVLVMTFGRLDKETYRLLFFIDTTICMIFMVNFFVGLFRARDKVFYLRHHWIDFIASIPAIEALRIARVFQILRVIRLIRMSRSYLIPLIKQRKQATLASLLVAMVTILTFASIIILIVESGTEGANIQTAEQAIWWALVTISTVGYGDFYPVSTAGHIVGGIVIVSGVSFFGVISGYMASVFVAPDESERQERQDAHKAEIKSELEMALARMEENQRQMEQNQAQMLAKIAELKQALEAQKN
- a CDS encoding DUF4178 domain-containing protein, with the protein product MGFFNSIFGKKAPPARELNHPSALKIGDMISIDNSFALPPQLRGQQLKVEAVNTYEFERNQQTEWVLKGHGRETLFLSIEEDDETYLAFSMKITRAQVEQLFDLEQFSTLFDEPGHAELTTLELSPQLAEQLEQWLGKQYHQVTFALFGYFHREDYRGLKPPQDANGATGEPFEYYLLLDDDESRAVEVEVYEGGDTDVVLTLYRPLSDIRDYWPGQ
- a CDS encoding PspA/IM30 family protein, producing MGILNKILTAFRGGATEVGQSIVDANSTRIFEQEIRDAEKHLTNAKRELTDVMAKEMQASREVDRLKRSIAEHEGYATQALDKGNEALAIEVAEKIAQLEQELAEQQTANDSFSAHALRLKDLVKKTERQLSDYQRQLSMVKTTESVQKATATITDSFASSNSKLLNAKDSLERIKARQQQFDDRLKAAETLAEEGSDKSLQAKLAEAGIGEQKSNANAVLERIKARKS
- a CDS encoding YjfI family protein, which produces MNIHTLANHLNSLGNNSQTGFQFDCYPIDGEVEVLQVNVVGREEIPVFVSVTDNQILCISYLWGENEVNQERRSEMFETMLELNIPMPLSAFAKIDDKYVVYGALSLQSSMLEIEQELAVLSDNCLEVIDEMVDYLK
- a CDS encoding polyamine aminopropyltransferase, yielding MHESQITGSATQAVKTSRLSWFDDVLLLGIMAVLAGCGLIYEYLLSHYAGRILGALEAAIYTMIGLMIVSMGLGAFAARKIKDAFTGFVVLELTVALCGSLAILITAAVIGFGQQLPMLIASTLGLPPDQLPEGGMIGSLQKLSEHLPYVWGVLLGLMIGMEIPLIARVRQSLSDEHLLHNAGTIYGADYIGAGIGAAIWVGFMLAIDIQLAAALTATFNLLAGFVFIWRFWPKIQRAKLLLAGHFVVTGVLLLLAIQGPSWEQQFNNLLYKDKVVYAKATRFQQLTFTERLRGNGLSPIYSLYINGRLQFSSIDEHIYHAFLVHPTLAASARHNKVLIIGGGDGLGLKQVLRWEPEQVTLLDLDAALVQLFKTPDTDMPKRLSQALLALNGNAFNDPRVNVIHDDAFNGVDKLIAAGDKYDAIIVDLPDPSHPDLNKLYSDYFYRKLKELMSSDGALTVQSTSPYHAQKAFISVAKTLALAGFDVKQYHHNVPSFGEWGWSIATVSGKDAQHRLGELTTLPIADDWLTLGLVKGAFEFPANFYQDAASIKPNELGSLQLYHYHQQAWSETQGLDLF
- a CDS encoding DUF350 domain-containing protein; its protein translation is MTLFQDFGITPELVTILAIDLTIAVILLTLMRYLQGWSVRVNSSKELAERDNFAFGISTAGAVAALGIVLTGAITGAAAPSYLTEAIGMSAYGLFGLVLIKLGRFLHDKIALNELDKNQQILKGNVSVAIVDASAAIATAIIIRAVLLWAEDLTLDTFIAIFSAFAISQLMLVLLTRLREKRFASRNQDSSMQQALAQGHTALAIRHAGFMIAMALSFNAASHFILFNPTAYVTNIIGWLVFSIIMLVVLTLLLFVIKKLVLARIDLADEVERQHNIGIAAVEMAISIAIALILTALMA